The following are encoded together in the Phaseolus vulgaris cultivar G19833 chromosome 9, P. vulgaris v2.0, whole genome shotgun sequence genome:
- the LOC137822328 gene encoding uncharacterized protein: protein MSSRAIAVVMLLLPLMMTSSVAIPSPIEQCLRQRLNPAPPPPLDSELYGLFDFNRIVCKDMFRGVSHSLRITGELPLDYVLALCDIFGDDEYMVQSYVTLLFNTDDFHTLAGGRSCATIRRRQRANPHNSSLW, encoded by the coding sequence ATGTCTTCACGAGCAATCGCTGTTGTGATGCTTCTTTTGCCACTGATGATGACAAGTTCAGTGGCTATACCGAGCCCCATAGAGCAGTGCCTGAGGCAACGACTGAATCCTGCGCCTCCGCCACCGCTGGATTCGGAACTCTATGGACTCTTCGATTTCAATCGCATTGTATGCAAAGACATGTTTCGCGGTGTGAGCCATTCGCTGCGGATAACAGGTGAATTGCCTCTGGATTACGTGCTTGCTCTATGTGACATTTTCGGCGATGACGAGTATATGGTTCAGAGTTACGTCACTCTCCTTTTCAATACTGACGATTTTCACACACTCGCCGGCGGTCGCTCTTGCGCCACCATTCGAAGGAGGCAACGCGCCAACCCTCACAATTCCTCTCTCTGGTGA
- the LOC137821714 gene encoding protein-L-isoaspartate O-methyltransferase 1-like, translating to MSLHFHYYPFPALAYGCSYYASYTTKRTLSTHRRIPPHSSTFSVITNLFSRNPNFLTRNTLFLRMQRFCSVSGVSKNKAMVERLQRYGVITSSKVAEVMETVDRALFVPDGAAPYDDSPMAIGYNATISAPHMHAMCLQLLEENLQPGMHALDVGSGTGYLTASFALMVGPLGRAVGVEHIPELVSSSIENIQKSAAATQLKDGSLSVHAGDGRQGWPEFAPYDAIHVGAAAPEIPQPLIDQLKPGGRMVIPVGNIFQDLKVVDKNSDGCISIRTETSVRYVPLTSRENQLRGY from the exons atgagcTTGCACTTCCACTACTACCCTTTCCCAGCGTTGGCTTATGGTTGCAGCTATTACGCTTCTTATACAACAAAACGCACTCTCTCCACCCACCGTCGCATTCCACCGCACTCTTCCACCTTCTCCGTCATCACCAATCTCTTTTCCCGAAATCCTAATTTCCTCACGCGGAACACTCTCTTCCTTAGGATGCAG CGGTTTTGCTCTGTGAGTGGCGTTAGTAAGAACAAAGCGATGGTGGAGCGGTTGCAGCGCTATGGGGTGATCACATCAAGTAAAGTGGCTGAAGTAATGGAGACAGTTGATAGAGCGTTGTTTGTACCGGATGGAGCTGCGCCTTATGATGACAGCCCCATGGCCATAGGGTACAATGCCACTATATCTGCCCCGCATATGCATGCCATGTGTCTTCAGTTACTTGAGGAGAATTTGCAGCCTGGGATGCATGCTCTGGACGTTGGCTCTG GAACGGGGTACCTGACTGCGAGCTTTGCCTTGATGGTTGGACCCCTAGGCCGTGCTGTTGGTGTAGAGCATATTCCTGAATTGGTTTCTTCTTCGATAGAGAATATTCAGAAAAGCGCTGCTGCTACACAATTGAAAGATGGTTCCCTTTCTGTTCATGCTGGTG ATGGGAGGCAAGGTTGGCCAGAGTTTGCACCTTATGATGCCATTCACGTTGGAGCAGCAGCACCAGAAATTCCCCAGCCACTTATTGATCAGTTGAAGCCTGGAGGTAGAATGGTGATTCCTGTCGGAAACATATTTCAAGATTTAAAGGTGGTGGATAAGAATTCTGATGGTTGTATCAGTATCCGAACTGAGACGTCTGTTCGTTATGTTCCCCTCACAAGTCGAGAAAACCAACTGCGTGGTTACTAA
- the LOC137820524 gene encoding leucine-rich repeat receptor-like serine/threonine/tyrosine-protein kinase SOBIR1, translating into MVVKSGLFVLSLFLFLISIDAKLELYPADFKALLALRKDLGVNGELEANEACYSEGVFCERRLSTKETYVLRITRLVLKSKHLNGVLSPAIGRLTELKQLSLSHNQLVDRIPPQIVDCRKLEFLDLSNNLFSGEVPSELSSLTRLRALDISSNKLSGNLNFLKYFPNLETLSVADNFFTGRVPSSVRSFRNLRQFNFSGNSFLEPSLRFQHSSSSDTVLSRRYLLDGGDAPSPAPASDKRNSQASNVSPTEAPGPSPNHRKPKHSKRKLAGWILGFVAGALAGTLSGFVFSLLFKLALALIKGRGKRAGPDIFSPLIKKAEDLAFLEKEEGLASMEIIGRGGCGEVYKAELPGSGGKMIAIKKVIQPPKDAAELAEEDSKIMHKKMRQIRSEITTVGQIRHRNLLPLLAHVSRPDCHYLVYEFMKNGSLLDLLDKVQKGEGELDWLARHRIMLGVAAGLEYLHMSHNPRIIHRDLKPGNILLDDDMEARIADFGLAKAMPDYKTHITTSNVAGTVGYIAPEYHQILKFTDKCDIYSFGVILGVLVIGKLPSDEFFQHTEEISLVKWLRKVLSSENPKEAIDTKLLGNGYEEQMLLVLKIACFCTMDDPKERPNSKEVRCMLSQIKH; encoded by the coding sequence ATGGTTGTGAAAAGTGGGTTATTTGTTCTATCACTGTTTTTGTTCTTAATCTCCATCGACGCGAAGCTTGAACTCTACCCCGCAGATTTCAAGGCACTATTGGCTCTGCGAAAGGACCTCGGAGTCAACGGTGAACTGGAGGCAAATGAGGCATGTTACTCGGAGGGTGTGTTCTGCGAGCGAAGGCTCTCGACCAAGGAAACCTACGTGCTCCGAATCACGAGGTTGGTGCTGAAATCCAAGCATCTCAACGGTGTCTTGTCCCCCGCAATAGGACGCCTCACAGAGCTCAAACAACTCTCTCTCTCCCACAACCAACTCGTTGACCGCATCCCTCCCCAAATCGTTGACTGCCGCAAGCTCGAATTCCTTGACCTCTCCAACAAcctcttctccggcgaggtcccCTCCGAACTCTCCTCTCTCACGCGCCTCCGCGCGTTGGACATCTCCTCCAACAAACTCTCCGGCAACCTCAACTTCCTCAAGTACTTCCCCAACCTCGAAACCCTCTCCGTCGCCGACAACTTCTTCACCGGAAGGGTGCCTTCTTCCGTCCGCTCCTTCCGCAACCTCCGCCAATTTAACTTCTCCGGCAACAGCTTCCTCGAACCCTCTCTCCGCTTCCAACATTCCTCCTCGTCAGACACCGTTCTCTCCAGACGTTACCTTTTGGACGGTGGTGATGCACCTTCTCCTGCGCCTGCCTCAGACAAGAGAAACTCCCAAGCTTCCAATGTTTCCCCTACAGAGGCACCTGGTCCTTCCCCTAACCACCGAAAACCCAAGCACAGTAAGAGAAAACTCGCAGGGTGGATTCTCGGGTTTGTGGCAGGGGCACTGGCGGGAACCTTATCAGGGTTCGTATTTTCTCTGTTGTTCAAGCTGGCTTTGGCGTTGATCAAAGGAAGAGGAAAGAGAGCGGGTCCTGATATTTTTAGTCCCTTGATTAAGAAAGCAGAGGATTTGGCCTTCTTGGAGAAAGAAGAAGGGCTCGCTTCGATGGAAATCATTGGACGCGGTGGCTGTGGAGAGGTTTACAAGGCTGAGTTACCAGGAAGCGGTGGCAAAATGATTGCTATAAAGAAAGTGATTCAACCTCCCAAAGATGCTGCTGAATTGGCAGAGGAAGATAGTAAGATTATGCATAAGAAAATGAGGCAAATTCGGTCTGAGATTACAACTGTGGGACAGATTAGACACCGAAACCTTCTGCCTCTGTTAGCGCATGTTTCTAGGCCTGATTGCCACTACCTAGTGTATGAATTCATGAAAAATGGTAGCTTGTTGGACTTGCTGGACAAGGTTCAAAAGGGTGAGGGAGAGTTGGATTGGTTGGCGCGGCATAGAATCAtgcttggtgttgctgctgGACTTGAATACCTTCACATGAGTCACAACCCTCGCATCATTCATAGGGATCTCAAGCCTGGAAATATTCTTCTCGATGATGACATGGAAGCGCGCATAGCTGATTTTGGACTGGCTAAGGCAATGCCGGATTATAAGACTCACATAACCACCTCCAATGTTGCTGGCACTGTGGGGTACATTGCTCCTGAGTATCACCAGATACTTAAGTTCACTGATAAATGTGATATCTACAGCTTTGGGGTTATCCTTGGGGTGTTGGTGATTGGGAAGCTTCCTTCCGATGAGTTCTTTCAGCATACTGAAGAGATTAGTTTGGTCAAGTGGTTGAGGAAGGTTTTGAGTTCTGAGAATCCCAAGGAGGCTATTGATACAAAGCTGCTCGGAAATGGGTATGAGGAGCAGATGCTTCTGGTTTTGAAGATTGCATGCTTTTGCACCATGGATGATCCCAAGGAGAGGCCTAACAGCAAGGAAGTTAGGTGCATGCTGTCTCAGATCAAACACTGA
- the LOC137820711 gene encoding protein SIEVE ELEMENT OCCLUSION B-like, producing the protein MSNHTRQLTATTPKINQRKERRMFSTSDDSAMTKQVQATHAPDGREIDVKPILQIVDEILVRFIARTVEGYEVKRDQDALEMTAVLAEFDMLDSLAYIINKISCELSCKCSGGGDAHSSTMVLLGYMSSYAWHAKVVLTLAAFAVIFGEFWLVAQLSAENTLAKSVALLKQLPDLAENFMSLKPHFEALIRLVKAAMEVTTCIVQFKELPSEYISEDTPPMSVASTHIPIASYWVIRSIVACASQIASLIGTRNESISSTTEAWELSSLAHKVTSIHEHLKNQLILCYQYIDDKRHIEAFHNLTRLFETVHVDNMKILRALIYAKDDILPLVDGTTKSRASLEVLRRKHVLLLISDLDLSQEEILVLDNLYKDARSRGDTHYEMVWIPVVDKAVWNDVNKQKFEYLQSLMAWYSVCDPFIIEPSAVKYIKEVWNFSKTAILVALDPQGRLSSPNAVHMIWIWGNLAFPFTSEKEESLWKQEIWSLELLVDGIDPTVLEWMADGKLVCLYGGEDLEWIEKFTATALSVAKAGKFQLEMVYVGKSNAKERMQKMIKTFNTRKFSYFWPNVTSIWFFWTRLESMLYSKLQHGRTVENDEVMSEVMTVLSFDGSDRGWAIFCNGATEMARAKGDSALVCLQDFDKWKDRVEEEGVVQAMKDYLDKNKPPHHCNRLILPGSTGGIPQKVVCAECGRQMEKYFMYRCCVE; encoded by the exons ATGAGTAACCACACTCGCCAGCTAACAGCTACTACCCCTAAGATAAACCAAAGGAAGGAGCGACGCATGTTCTCCACTTCTGATGACAGTGCCATGACCAAGCAAGTTCAGGCCACACATGCCCCTGATGGCCGTGAAATTGATGTCAAACCTATTCTACAAATTGTGGATGAAATTCTGGTTCGGTTTATTGCTCGCACTGTTGAGGGTTATGAA GTGAAAAGAGACCAAGATGCATTGGAGATGACTGCTGTTCTGGCTGAATTTGACATGCTTGACTCGCTGGCTTACATCATAAACAAAATTTCGTGTGAG CTATCATGCAAATGCTCGGGAGGTGGAGATGCACATTCATCGACGATGGTGTTACTGGGCTACATGTCTAGCTATGCATGGCATGCGAAAGTTGTGCTAACCTTAGCAGCCTTTGCTGTGATTTTTGGAGAGTTTTGGCTTGTTGCTCAGTTGAGTGCTGAAAATACTCTTGCCAAGTCTGTGGCCCTCCTCAAGCAACTGCCAGATCTTGCTGAGAATTTCATGTCCTTGAAGCCCCATTTTGAAGCACTCATTAGGCTCGTGAAGGCTGCAATGGAAGTAACCACCTGTATCGTTCAATTCAAGGAGCTTCCATCTGAATACATTTCAGAGGACACACCTCCCATGTCTGTTGCCAGTACTCACATTCCTATTGCTTCCTATTGGGTCATCAGAAGTATTGTGGCTTGTGCCTCTCAAATTGCTAGTCTCATAGGCACAAGAAATGA GTCCATTTCATCTACCACTGAGGCATGGGAATTATCTAGTCTTGCTCACAAAGTTACTAGTATTCATGAGCACCTAAAGAACCAACTGATTCTTTGCTACCAATATATAG ATGACAAGAGGCATATAGAGGCCTTCCACAATCTGACACGTCTTTTTGAGACAGTCCATGTGGACAACATGAAAATTCTGAGAGCACTGATATATGCAAAGGATGATATCCTTCCACTTGTGGATGGAACTACAAAATCAAGG GCTAGTCTGGAGGTACTAAGGAGGAAACATGTGTTGCTGCTCATATCAGATCTTGATCTTTCACAAGAAGAGATCCTGGTACTTGATAATTTGTACAAAGATGCACGATCGAGGGGTGACACACACTATGAGATGGTTTGGATCCCAGTTGTAGACAAAGCGGTCTGGAATGATGTGAACAAACAGAAGTTTGAGTATTTGCAGTCATTGATGGCATGGTACAGTGTCTGTGATCCTTTCATCATTGAACCATCAGCAGTTAAGTACATAAAAGAAGTGTGGAATTTCTCAAAGACCGCTATTCTAGTGGCCCTTGATCCACAAGGCAGATTGTCCTCCCCTAATGCCGTCCATATGATATGGATTTGGGGCAATTTGGCCTTCCCCTTCACAAGTGAGAAAGAAGAATCATTGTGGAAGCAAGAGATTTGGAGCCTTGAGCTGCTTGTCGATGGCATTGATCCTACAGTTCTAGAATGG ATGGCAGACGGAAAACTGGTATGCCTATATGGAGGTGAAGACCTGGAGTGGATTGAGAAATTCACAGCAACAGCATTGAGTGTGGCAAAAGCTGGGAAGTTCCAGCTGGAGATGGTGTACGTGGGAAAGAGCAACGCGAAGGAGCGGATGCAGAAGATGATAAAAACGTTCAACACGAGAAAGTTCAGTTACTTTTGGCCTAACGTGACGTCCATTTGGTTCTTCTGGACCCGTTTGGAGAGCATGCTGTACTCCAAGTTGCAGCATGGAAGGACGGTGGAAAACGACGAGGTCATGAGCGAAGTGATGACTGTGCTGAGCTTCGACGGCAGTGATCGAGGGTGGGCGATTTTCTGCAACGGCGCCACTGAAATGGCCAGAGCCAAGGGGGACAGTGCTCTGGTATGCTTGCAGGACTTTGACAAGTGGAAGGATAGAGTTGAGGAAGAAGGTGTGGTGCAAGCAATGAAAGATTATCTCGACAAAAACAAACCCCCACATCACTGCAATCGCTTGATCCTTCCTGGGAGCACTGGTGGCATACCCCAGAAAGTTGTGTGTGCTGAATGTGGACGCCAAATGGAGAAATACTTCATGTATCGTTGTTGTGTGGAGTAG
- the LOC137820242 gene encoding 28 kDa ribonucleoprotein, chloroplastic-like: MSITATAFKSLTMADSCLLSSPSSLFHNITKSHVFSPPSKPLTLQFSCLNSSPSLSLSLAARTHRSPVLTHVAQTSDWAQQEGNADTVQAQDEKQEEPGLLDWEPNGEEDEGFVEPPEEAKIFVGNLPYDVDSEKLAMLFDKAGVVEIAEVIYNRETDRSRGFGFVTMSTVEEAEKAVEKFSGYDYDGRQLTVNKASPRGAQPERPPRRNFEPAASIYVGNLPWDIDSTRLEQVFSEHGKVVSARVVYDRDSGRSRGFGFVTMSTETEMNDAVAALDGQTLDGRTIRVNVAEDRPPRRSSF, encoded by the exons ATGTCTATCACTGCCACTGCCTTCAAGTCCCTCACCATGGCCGAttcctgcctcctctcttctcCCTCCTCTCTCTTCCACAACATAACCAAATCCCACGTCTTCTCACCTCCCTCCAAACCCCTCACACTCCAATTCTCATGCCTCAACTCCTCACCCTCGCTCTCTCTTTCCCTCGCTGCACGAACCCACCGTTCCCCCGTCCTCACCCACGTCGCCCAAACTTCCGATTGGGCCCAGCAAGAAGGCAACGCCGACACCGTCCAGGCCCAAGATGAAAAACAAGAAGAGCCTGGTCTCCTCGACTGGGAGCCCAACGGCGAAGAAGATGAGGGTTTCGTCGAACCGCCAGAAGAGGCCAAAATCTTCGTCGGCAACTTGCCTTACGACGTTGATAGTGAGAAACTGGCCATGCTATTCGACAAAGCCGGAGTCGTTGAAATCGCCGAG GTGATTTATAACAGGGAAACTGACCGGAGTCGCGGATTTGGGTTTGTGACGATGAGTACTGTTGAAGAAGCTGAGAAGGCTGTGGAGAAATTCAGTGGCTAT GATTATGATGGAAGACAGTTGACTGTTAATAAGGCTTCTCCGAGAGGAGCTCAACCTGAACGCCCACCTCGTCGTAACTTTGAGCCTGCCGCTTCTATTTATGTTGGTAATTTGCCATGGGATATTGATAGCACAAGGTTGGAGCAAGTTTTCAGTGAGCATGGTAAGGTTGTGAGTGCTAGGGTAGTCTATGACAGGGACAGTGGTCGTTCTCGTGGCTTTGGCTTTGTCACAATGTCGACTGAAACAGAAATGAATGATGCTGTTGCTGCTCTTGATGGTCAG ACTTTGGACGGAAGAACAATTAGGGTGAATGTTGCTGAGGACAGACCCCCCAGGCGTAGCTCCTTCTGA